The sequence below is a genomic window from Brooklawnia cerclae.
TCGATGCCGCGCTTCAGCTCGATGGGGTTGGCGCCCGCGGTGACGTTGCGCAGACCCTCACGCACCATCGCCTGGGCGATGACCGTCGCGGTGGTGGTGCCGTCGCCTGCCACGTCATCGGTCTTCTTGGCGACCTCCTTGACCAGCTCCGCGCCGATCTTCTCGAAGGGGTCGGACAGCTCGATCTCCTTGGCGATGGACACGCCGTCGTTGGTGATCGTGGGGGCGCCCCACGACTTCTCGAGCACCACATTGCGGCCCTTGGGGCCGAGCGTCACCTTGACCGCGTCGGCGAGGGTGTTCATGCCCCGCTCGAGTCCCTTGCGGGCCTCGCTATCGAATTCAATGAGTTTTGCCATGGTCTTGTGGAAAATCCTTTGGCATCGGGGGCTGGCGCCCCGTTGGGTTGTCTGTGTGGCCGGAACCCCCGGCCTGCCCATGGTCGCTGGCGCCCGCGACGGACGGCCGGTTCACGGCCTCACCCGCCACCATGTGCGGTGGCACTCCGACAGACGGAGTGCCAGTTCCCATTTTTAGCACTCGCCCCATGCGAGTGCAAACGAACCCCGAAGTTCGTAGGCTCTGATCGTGAACAGCCGTCGTCCGGCAACCGTCCTGCGAGCGGTCGCCAACTGGGTGAATCTGTCGACCCCGCTCGGATTCGCCATCGCCGCGGTCGGTCGCGCCCGCGTTCACAAGGGTCCGGACCACCTGTGGATCGCCGAGGGCTACCGGCTGGGCGTACCCGTGGCGGGGGCGTTCACGGTCGGCAGCGTCGTCATCGTGAAAGGCCGGACGTTGGCAGACCTGCAGACCGGTACACCACTCGTCCTGGAGCACGAAGCCACTCATGCCTGGCAGTGGGCGGCATGCCTGGGGCTGCCGTTCCTACCCCTCTACCTGTTGGCCAACGCGTGGAGTTGGGCGCGCACACGCACGTGGTACGCGGCGAACTCGTTCGAAGTGTGGGCGGATCTGGCCAAGGGCGGTTACGCGCCTGCCGGGCCGCCTCAGCGGATGCGAAGACGCGACGCCGACCGGCTGCGCTGACGTTGCTCACGCAGACGGCGCAGACGCTTGACCAGCAACGGATCGTGGGCCAAGGCCTCGGGACGATCGATCAACTGGTTGAGGATCTGGTAATACCGCGAAGCGGACACGTCGAAGCGGTCCCTGATCTCCTGCTCCTTCGAGGAGGGCGCCTGCCACCAGCTCTTCTCGAAATCGAGGATCTGGGCCTCACGTTCGGAGAGCCCCTGGGACATCTCTTCGGTCTTGCGCCCTGCCTCGGTCATGCCACGATTGTAAGCACGAATCACAAACATGTCATTCAGCCAGCGACGCCTCTCGTGGGATTCGCGCAGACATGTCCATCCCGTACCATGTACTACCTGTGTGGCGGGCCCATTCAATCGCGCCGGCCTACTGAGGAGGCATGATGCAACCCCTGACGGGTGCAGCGAAGCGCTACGACTGGGGATCTCCGAACGCGATCCCCGAGATCCTCGGCATCCCGTCCGACGGACGCCCGGTCGCGGAGTACTGGCTGGGCGCCCACCCGAGCGCTCCGGCGCTCGTCGGCGGCGTCCCCCTCGATCGGGCGATCGACGCCGATCCCGCCATGATCGGCTACTCGGCCCGTCACGAGTTCGACGGCCGGCTCCCGTTCCTTCTCAAGCTGCTGTCGGCCGCACGCCCGCTCAGCCTCCAGGCCCATCCGAACGACGCCCAGGCGGCCGAGGGGTTCGCGCGTGAGAACGCCGCCGACATCCCCCTGGATGCGCTCGACCGCACGTTCAAGGATCCCTGGGCCAAGCCCGAGATGCTCGTGGCCCTCACCGAGTTCGATGCGCTCGCGGGCTTCCGCGATCCCGCGGCGACGCTGGCGCTGTTCGACGGCCTGGGCCTGGAGGGACGCGCCGAAACCGTCATCGGCCCGCTTCGGCATCGCACCTGCCCGGCGGCGTTGGCCGAGGTCTTCCTCGACTGCCTCATCCTCGACGACAAGCGGCGCACCGTCCTGACAGACGTGGTCGTAGCCGCCGTCAACCATGTGAACGACCCCGGCGAGCTGGGCGAGTTCGCCCGCACCGCCGTCCTGCTGGACGAGCACTTCCCCGGTGATCCGAGCCTGCTCGCGGCACTGCTTCTGCACCGGCGGCGGCTTCGGCCGGGCGAGGCGCTGCACGTCGCCCCCGGCGTCATGCACGCGTACCTCGAGGGCACCGGGGTGGAGATCATGGCCACGTCCGACAACGTGCTGCGCGGCGGGCTCACGAGCAAGCACATCGACGCGTACTCGCTGGTCCAGGTGGTCGACTTCTCACCGGGGCCCATGCCCGTCCTCCAGCCGAGCCAGGAGGCCCCCGGCCTGTGGTTCTACGCGGCCGACGAGCGCGCGTTCGCACTGTGGCGGCTCGAACTCGTCCCCGGCCGCTCGATCGAGGCTCCGGCCGAGTCCTCGGGACGCATCGTCCTCGCCACCGACGGCGAGATCGGGCTGTCCACCGGATCGGACGGACTGGTGCTCCGGCGTGGGCAATCGGCGTTCGTCTCCGCCGGGGAGTCGGTCGTCGTCAGCGGGCAGGGACAGGCCTTCCTGGCCGCCACCGGCCTGGACGCGTAGCCCGCCCGGCGAACTCAGTCCTCGCCGGGGCGACCGAGGGTCAGCGCGGCCTCGCGGATCACCGGCATGACCCGCTCGATCTCCCCGCACGGCAACGAAGGCGTCGGCAGGCTGGCGGTGAGCGCCGCCACGACCTCCCCGGTGTGATCGTGGACGGGCACGCTCACGCACGACAACCCGCGCATCGACTCCTCGGACTCGGAGGCGTAGCCCGCTTTCCTCACCGCCATGAGGTGCTCGCGCAAACGCGCCGGATCGACCACCGTGTGGGGCGTGAGGCGTTCGAGCGGCTCGGCGAGCACCTCGTCCACGACGTCGTCCGTCTCCCAGGCGAGCAGCACCTTCCCACTGGCGCAGGCGTGCAACGGAAGCTGGTTGCCGACGCGGCAGGCGAGGCGCACGGGCCGGGGCGAGTCGACGAAGGCGATGTAGGTGACCCGGTCGTCGGTCCTC
It includes:
- a CDS encoding DUF3263 domain-containing protein, with product MTEAGRKTEEMSQGLSEREAQILDFEKSWWQAPSSKEQEIRDRFDVSASRYYQILNQLIDRPEALAHDPLLVKRLRRLREQRQRSRSASRLRIR
- the manA gene encoding mannose-6-phosphate isomerase, class I; the protein is MQPLTGAAKRYDWGSPNAIPEILGIPSDGRPVAEYWLGAHPSAPALVGGVPLDRAIDADPAMIGYSARHEFDGRLPFLLKLLSAARPLSLQAHPNDAQAAEGFARENAADIPLDALDRTFKDPWAKPEMLVALTEFDALAGFRDPAATLALFDGLGLEGRAETVIGPLRHRTCPAALAEVFLDCLILDDKRRTVLTDVVVAAVNHVNDPGELGEFARTAVLLDEHFPGDPSLLAALLLHRRRLRPGEALHVAPGVMHAYLEGTGVEIMATSDNVLRGGLTSKHIDAYSLVQVVDFSPGPMPVLQPSQEAPGLWFYAADERAFALWRLELVPGRSIEAPAESSGRIVLATDGEIGLSTGSDGLVLRRGQSAFVSAGESVVVSGQGQAFLAATGLDA
- a CDS encoding IclR family transcriptional regulator domain-containing protein, which codes for MTGSKRSRGERLSTAALTVRAIDLVASEPQGLTLTAVADRLGMPMSSAHSLLGQLVQEQVIMRRDLDKTYRLAPRWLVLGEGGEQRDLVRDFFDIARDASQRLEETIQLAVRTDDRVTYIAFVDSPRPVRLACRVGNQLPLHACASGKVLLAWETDDVVDEVLAEPLERLTPHTVVDPARLREHLMAVRKAGYASESEESMRGLSCVSVPVHDHTGEVVAALTASLPTPSLPCGEIERVMPVIREAALTLGRPGED